In Blautia sp. SC05B48, a single genomic region encodes these proteins:
- a CDS encoding ABC transporter permease yields MLHLLKYSFLSKIRNFNIVFWPLIFPLVLGTFFYFAFGNINEADFQTVPVAVVKKASADTFFMTYLDEVEKSSPDLLKAEKMPEKEALEALQDKKIKGIYYVGKEPSLTVAGTGMEESILQTVLDSCENTRTTITNIMKKNPEMDIETITNLLSTDSLVKEVSLGGRTIDGNMQFFYALIAMACLYGGFIGFGSAIGIQANITPLAARRCVTPTHKLKLILTDQLTSFALGYMDVIILILYLRYILNLDFQGQMGKMLVISFFGSLIGVSMGMFIGSFGKMQEGAKIGIILGISMVSSFLAGLMNGNMKDIVEKSVPIVNRINPASLISDAFYCINVYDDMIRYYRNLITLAVMCVVLALASFFMVRRERYDSI; encoded by the coding sequence ATGTTGCATTTACTGAAATACAGTTTTCTTTCCAAGATCCGGAATTTTAACATTGTATTCTGGCCGCTGATCTTTCCGCTTGTGCTTGGAACCTTTTTCTACTTTGCATTCGGAAATATCAATGAAGCAGATTTTCAGACGGTTCCTGTGGCAGTGGTGAAGAAAGCTTCGGCAGATACGTTTTTTATGACCTATCTGGATGAAGTGGAAAAAAGCAGTCCGGATCTTTTAAAGGCAGAAAAAATGCCGGAAAAAGAAGCTTTGGAAGCATTACAGGATAAAAAAATAAAAGGAATTTATTACGTGGGAAAAGAGCCTTCCCTTACAGTAGCAGGAACCGGAATGGAAGAAAGCATCCTCCAGACTGTTCTCGACAGCTGTGAAAACACCAGAACGACCATCACCAACATCATGAAAAAAAATCCGGAGATGGACATAGAAACCATAACAAACCTGTTAAGCACTGACAGTCTGGTAAAGGAGGTCTCTCTTGGTGGTCGGACCATTGACGGAAATATGCAGTTCTTTTACGCACTGATCGCTATGGCCTGCTTGTACGGAGGTTTCATTGGCTTTGGCTCTGCAATCGGGATCCAGGCCAATATCACACCTCTGGCAGCCAGACGGTGTGTAACGCCGACCCACAAGCTGAAGCTGATCCTTACAGACCAGCTGACATCTTTTGCTCTGGGCTATATGGACGTGATCATTTTGATCCTGTATCTCCGGTATATTCTTAATCTGGATTTTCAGGGACAGATGGGAAAAATGCTGGTGATATCTTTTTTCGGAAGTCTCATCGGTGTATCTATGGGAATGTTTATAGGCAGCTTCGGAAAAATGCAGGAAGGTGCCAAAATCGGGATCATACTGGGAATTTCCATGGTAAGCAGTTTCCTTGCAGGATTGATGAACGGAAATATGAAGGATATCGTGGAAAAAAGTGTTCCGATTGTGAACCGGATCAATCCTGCATCACTGATCTCAGATGCGTTTTACTGTATTAATGTGTATGATGATATGATCAGATATTATAGAAATCTGATCACACTGGCGGTAATGTGTGTGGTGCTGGCGCTGGCATCCTTTTTCATGGTCAGGAGGGAACGTTATGACAGTATTTAA
- a CDS encoding ABC transporter permease — MTVFKGYMRIMKKNTGLILLYLGIFFGVTMALQAAAGKETYTSYESEKIKIGVVDKDNGPLAEGLVKWLEGTHHVTMLEDNREKLQEELFYRNVEYIVVIPEDFYENCMVNGESISVTKVPGSYSAYYVDQQLESCLNTMRTYLKAGFSQKEAATAILDEKRGEVTMLDTDENSGTSGWLYYFRYIPYLFLALLCYVMGYVLMAFKKDDIPKRMQASAVSARRQSLEGLLAMFIMGGGLWGIGMAGAILMYGKTFLSSENFGYYVLNTLVMMAVALSLSYLIGLFVKNSNMLSGIANILSLGMCFLCGVFVPMNIMDRNVLKVSQFLPVYWYENVNETLGSYSHLTGEAAVSVWKGIGLEVMFAVVFVCMILAVTRYQRQK, encoded by the coding sequence ATGACAGTATTTAAAGGCTATATGAGGATCATGAAAAAAAATACAGGTCTGATCCTCCTGTATCTGGGCATTTTTTTCGGAGTGACAATGGCACTTCAGGCAGCGGCCGGTAAGGAAACTTATACCAGCTATGAAAGCGAAAAAATAAAGATCGGAGTGGTGGATAAAGACAACGGACCACTTGCAGAAGGACTGGTAAAATGGCTTGAAGGTACGCATCACGTGACCATGCTGGAGGATAACAGGGAGAAGCTTCAGGAAGAGCTTTTTTACAGAAATGTAGAGTACATCGTGGTGATCCCTGAGGATTTTTATGAGAACTGTATGGTAAACGGAGAGAGCATTTCTGTGACAAAGGTGCCCGGATCTTACTCGGCATATTATGTGGATCAGCAGCTGGAGAGCTGCCTGAATACAATGAGGACATATCTGAAAGCCGGTTTTTCCCAGAAGGAAGCGGCAACAGCAATCCTGGATGAAAAAAGAGGAGAAGTCACTATGCTGGATACAGATGAAAACAGTGGTACGTCCGGATGGCTCTATTATTTCCGATATATTCCATATCTGTTTCTTGCATTACTCTGCTATGTGATGGGCTACGTGTTGATGGCTTTCAAAAAAGACGATATACCAAAAAGAATGCAGGCATCTGCGGTTTCTGCAAGACGGCAGAGTCTGGAAGGGCTTCTGGCCATGTTTATCATGGGCGGGGGCTTATGGGGAATCGGTATGGCTGGAGCCATCCTTATGTATGGAAAAACATTTCTCAGTTCAGAAAATTTCGGATACTATGTACTGAACACTCTGGTGATGATGGCAGTGGCACTTTCGCTTTCTTATCTGATCGGTCTTTTTGTAAAAAACAGCAACATGTTAAGCGGGATCGCAAATATTCTGTCTCTTGGAATGTGCTTTCTGTGTGGTGTGTTTGTTCCCATGAATATTATGGACAGAAACGTCCTGAAGGTGTCTCAGTTTCTTCCTGTGTACTGGTATGAAAACGTAAATGAGACTCTTGGAAGTTACAGCCACCTTACAGGTGAGGCAGCTGTATCGGTGTGGAAAGGCATTGGACTGGAAGTTATGTTTGCGGTAGTTTTTGTCTGCATGATCCTGGCAGTGACCAGGTATCAGAGGCAGAAATAA
- a CDS encoding Gfo/Idh/MocA family protein: protein MTIWHMPIYKKLWETVRSGSLGKVQMITMNFGSFKEHNMNNRFFNMNLAGGAMLDIGVYALSIVRSFMDEKPDEILSQWKPSPTGSDEQATILLKNHSGQMATVALSLHSKQPKRAMISCEKGYIEIMEYPRADKAVIVDAETGEKTEISCGDTSDALLYEMEDMEHAVLTHDNSGLYLNYTKDVMDIMTYLRKEWNMKYPDENWD, encoded by the coding sequence ATGACCATCTGGCATATGCCGATCTACAAAAAGCTCTGGGAAACTGTCCGCAGCGGTTCTCTTGGAAAAGTCCAGATGATCACCATGAATTTCGGAAGTTTCAAAGAACACAATATGAACAACCGTTTCTTCAATATGAACCTGGCAGGCGGTGCCATGCTGGATATCGGTGTTTACGCGCTCTCCATTGTCCGGAGCTTTATGGATGAAAAGCCGGATGAGATCTTAAGCCAGTGGAAACCTTCTCCTACCGGTTCTGATGAACAGGCTACCATCCTTCTTAAAAATCATTCCGGCCAGATGGCAACCGTCGCACTTTCCCTGCATTCCAAACAGCCGAAACGTGCCATGATCAGCTGTGAAAAAGGTTATATCGAGATCATGGAATATCCACGTGCAGATAAAGCAGTGATCGTAGATGCAGAGACAGGAGAAAAAACTGAGATTTCCTGCGGTGACACTTCCGATGCACTGCTTTATGAGATGGAGGATATGGAACATGCAGTTCTTACACATGATAACTCCGGTTTATATCTGAATTATACAAAAGATGTTATGGATATCATGACTTATCTCCGTAAAGAGTGGAACATGAAATATCCGGATGAAAACTGGGACTGA
- a CDS encoding aldo/keto reductase, with amino-acid sequence MKTRRLGKTELQVSEIGFGGEWLERHPEEESIELIHYASAQGINILDCWMPDPKSRNIIGEGIRENRDKWFIQGHIGSTWKDEQYYRTREMEYVRPAFEDLLKRLQTDYIDLGMIHYVDSEEEWENLQHSEYMDYVMELKRTGVIRHIGMSSHNPKVAKKAAESGYVEMILFSINPAFDMLPASENIDTMFAEEFDSSLKGIDADRARLYKACEENDVGITVMKGFAGGRLFDEKRSPFGASLTPVQCIHYALTRPAVCSIMCGYDTKEQVNDAVAYETATEEEKDYASVIANAPFHSYKGECTYCGHCKPCAAELDIAMINKFYDLATMQPEVPATIKSHYELLEHKASECIGCQECETRCPFGVPIAERMEKTAKLFGC; translated from the coding sequence ATGAAAACAAGAAGATTAGGAAAAACAGAGCTTCAGGTCAGCGAGATCGGTTTTGGAGGAGAGTGGCTGGAACGCCATCCGGAGGAAGAAAGTATTGAGTTGATCCATTATGCATCTGCACAGGGGATCAATATCCTGGACTGCTGGATGCCGGACCCGAAATCCAGAAATATCATTGGGGAGGGAATCAGGGAGAACCGTGACAAATGGTTTATTCAGGGACATATCGGATCAACATGGAAGGACGAGCAGTATTACCGTACCAGAGAGATGGAATATGTGCGTCCTGCATTTGAGGATCTTTTAAAAAGGCTCCAGACGGATTATATTGATCTTGGCATGATCCATTATGTGGACTCTGAGGAGGAATGGGAAAATCTCCAGCATTCGGAATATATGGATTACGTGATGGAACTGAAGAGAACCGGCGTGATCCGTCACATCGGCATGAGTTCCCACAACCCGAAAGTAGCGAAAAAAGCAGCGGAATCCGGATATGTGGAAATGATCCTTTTCAGTATCAATCCGGCTTTTGATATGCTTCCTGCAAGTGAAAATATTGATACCATGTTTGCGGAAGAATTTGACAGCAGCTTAAAAGGAATCGATGCAGACCGTGCTCGCCTGTACAAAGCATGCGAAGAAAATGATGTGGGTATCACAGTTATGAAAGGTTTTGCAGGGGGAAGACTTTTTGATGAAAAACGTTCTCCTTTCGGTGCAAGCCTGACACCGGTACAGTGCATCCATTACGCACTTACAAGACCTGCAGTCTGTTCCATCATGTGCGGCTATGACACAAAAGAGCAGGTCAATGATGCCGTAGCATATGAAACAGCAACGGAGGAAGAAAAAGATTACGCATCTGTGATCGCCAATGCCCCGTTCCATTCCTATAAAGGAGAGTGCACTTACTGCGGACACTGCAAGCCATGTGCGGCAGAGCTGGATATTGCCATGATCAATAAGTTCTACGATCTTGCCACCATGCAGCCGGAAGTCCCGGCAACTATAAAATCCCACTACGAACTTCTGGAGCACAAAGCTTCCGAATGCATCGGCTGCCAGGAATGCGAAACCCGTTGCCCGTTCGGCGTGCCGATCGCAGAAAGGATGGAGAAAACTGCGAAGTTGTTTGGGTGCTGA
- a CDS encoding DUF3791 domain-containing protein, with protein sequence MMKQNIEKSRELEFAIFCIENVAAKLGVSAEKVYNALAEKSDILNDYIIPEGFVSLRPVLRINAEIQDNKNGYLEFY encoded by the coding sequence ATGATGAAACAAAATATAGAAAAGTCAAGAGAACTGGAATTTGCGATATTTTGTATTGAAAATGTAGCAGCAAAACTGGGTGTAAGTGCAGAAAAGGTATATAATGCTCTGGCAGAAAAAAGTGATATTTTGAATGATTACATCATTCCGGAGGGATTTGTTTCTCTGCGTCCGGTCCTTAGGATCAATGCAGAGATTCAGGATAATAAAAATGGCTATCTGGAATTTTACTGA